The genomic segment TCAGACCACCGAAGGCAAACCCTTAAAGCAAGTTGTTGCGGAGTATCCCGAAACCGAAATTCAACCGCGCTGGCAAGTGACCAAAGGCGCAGACCGCGTAGAAATTGACGAGCAAGGCAATCTAATTGCGCTGCAACCCGGAGAAGCCACGATTCAAGGCACAGTTCCCGGACTCGCGGCCAATAAAGGATTTTTGTTTATTGATGCCTTGGGTCGCGTTGGTGCCTTTGACCCCGATGGCAAAATCCACTGGGATATTGTCGGGATGGTGCTATTCTTCGGGTTGAGTTTGTACGTCAACCAGATGCTATCCGGTCAAGGGGCGGGTAATGATGCCAACCCCCAACAGCAAACGGTGAATAAGATTACCCCGGTGATTTTCTCTGGGATGTTCTTGTTCTTCCCCCTACCGGCAGGGGTGCTAATGTATATGGCGATCGCCAACGTCTTCCAAACCGCCCAAACCTTCATCCTGTCCCGCGAACCCTTACCGGAAAACCTCCAGAAACTGGTGGAAGCCGAAGCCGCCAAAACCAAGGCAAACCAGAAAGTCAAAGACAAAGATAAAGACAAAGACTCAGACTCAGACCGCGAAGTGCTGCCATTTGAACCGAAGCGCTCTAAGAAGAAAGAGAAAGAGAAGAATGCTTGAGGGAAGCTATGCCAGAAAACCAAATGCAACGCGGTCAGCAGTGGCTAGAACAACTGCTCCAACAAGTCGGTTTACCGGCGGCGGTGAGTCCCCAAATTCAAACTCCCACCCCTGAGTTAGAAAGCTGCTGGCTCACCATCGACAGCCAACCCCTAACCCCCGAACAAATTCAACTTCTAATTGGTGCAGAAGGAACGGTCTTAGACTCCATTCAATATCTGGCCAACACAATTCTCAATATCGGCCAGCCCCCAGAAGCACAACAAGCCTATACCATTGAATTAAATGGCTATCGCGCCCGCCGCCAAGCCGAACTGCAACGCCTCGCCGTGGAAGCAGCCGAACAAGTCCGAGCAACGGGAGTAGAGTTTGAAATGAAATCGCTTTCCTCCGCAGAACGGCGACAGGTTCATACCTTTCTCAAGGTCTATGAGGATATTGAAACCGAAAGTCGCGGTCGAGAGCCGGATCGACGCTTGGTGGTGCGGCGTTTAGTAAATAGTTAGACCGATCTCAGACGCGCCTAGAGCGCGTCTATTTGTCGTAAGTTGCGGTTGTAGAGAGGCAAAAACGGATGGAGGCAATCTACATTCCCCAGTTGGCTAAGGCTCTCGATGGCACAGAAGTCTTAGAGGTTAGAGAACATCTCCCCGATTTACAAACCCTGATGCCCGTTCAGGGCAAGCTGAAAGTAAAGCATTGCGGGAATTATTTAGAAGTCTCTGCCAGAGTAGAAACGATTATTACGCTGACGTGCGATCGCTGTTTGCAACAATACAACCATCGCCTGAAACTCAAAACCCGCGAATTGATTTGGTTAGAAGCATTGCCTGAAGAGCCGGGGTTAATTCCCCTAGAGCGGGAAGTCAGCTTAGAAGAATTGGTGGAAACCTTGCCCCCCCAAGGCTATTTCGATCCCGCCACTTGGCTGTACGAACAACTGTGTTTAGAATTACCCCATCGCCAATTGTGCGATGGCGCTTGCCCCGGTATCGCCCCGTCTGAGGATCGACCTGCCGAAATCACAAAACCCGTGGATCGACGTTGGGCGAGTCTCGAAGCCTTAAAAAATCAATTGCCCTAGTCTTGAAATATTCATGAGCTTTCAACAGGAGTTTGAACTGCTAGTGCGATCGCGCTACCCCGTTATCTATATTCCCACAGCGGAAGAAGAACGGGTCGAAGGGGCGATCGCGCAATCCGCCAGCCGCTTAGGAAATCGCGGCATCTATATTTGGGACTTTGTGGACGGCTATCAAGGCAACCCCAACGATACGGGATTTGGGCGGCGCAACCCCCTACAGGCGCTAGAATTTGTCGAAAAGTTGCCCGTTGATGCCCCCGCCATTTTCATCCTGCGCGACTTTCACCGCTTCTTAGACGATATTTCCATTGCCCGAAAACTGCGTAACTTATCGCGCCGTCTCAAATCTCAACCCAAAAATTTAGTGATTCTTTCGGCACAACTAGAAATTCCCTCAGATTTAAGCGAACTGATTAGCGTCTTAGAATTTCCCTTACCCGCCGCCGAAGAAATTCGCCTGGAAATTAGCCGCCTGTTAGGAGCTGTGGGCAAAGCTCTAGATGAAAAAAGCTTAGATGAAATTGTCCGTTCCTGCCAGGGTCTTTCGATTGACCGCATTCGGCGGGTTTTAGCCAAAGCGATCGCCACCCACGGGGAAGTCCGCCCCGAAGATGTGGAGCTGATCCTCGAAGAAAAGCGTCAAACCATTCGCCAGACTCAAATTCTCGACTTTTATCCCACCCAAGCGGAAATTTCTGATATCGGTGGGTTAGAAAACCTCAAAGATTGGTTATTGCGGCGCGGCGGGGCCTTTTCTGAAAAAGCTAGAGCCTACGGCTTGCCCCATCCTCGCGGTTTATTGTTAGTCGGGATTCAAGGAACAGGTAAATCTTTAACCGCAAAAGCGATCGCCCATCACTGGCACCTTCCCCTATTGCGTTTAGATGTCGGTCGATTATTTGGCGGTTTAGTCGGAGAATCAGAATCTCGCACCCGACAGATGATTCAACTTGCTGAAGCCCTCGCGCCCTGCGTTCTCTGGATTGATGAAATTGATAAAGCCTTTTCTGGCGTGGGCAGCAAAGGCGATGCAGGTACCGCTAACCGCGTATTTGGCACCTTTATCACCTGGCTGGCTGAAAAAACCTCCCCCGTTTTTGTCGTCGCCACCGCCAACGATATCCAAGCCTTACCGCCGGAAATGCTCCGCAAAGGGCGCTTTGATGAAATCTTTTTTGTCGGCTTACCCAGTCAAGAAGAACGCCACGCGATCTTTTCAGTGCATTTGTCCCGATTGCGATCGCACAATCTGAAAAATTACGATATCGAACGATTGGCTTACGAAACTCCCGATTTTTCTGGGGCAGAAATCGAACAAACCATTATCGAAGCCATGCACATCGGGTTTAGCCAAAATCGCGACTTTACCACCGATGATATCCTCGAAGCGGCGAGCCAAATGGTTCCCCTAGCCCGGACTGCCCAAGATCAAATCCGCTTTTTACAAGATTGGGCTGCCGCCGGGAAAGCCCGTTTAGCTTCGCGACAAACTAGCCTGAAAACCTCAATTGGACGGCAATTCTAGGGAGGTTGAATTCTCAAAATGCTATCTGCAATCTTAAAGTTTATCCTCGGCGTGTTCTTCGCCTTAGCGTTACTGCTCGCGGGCAGCGTCGCCGCCGCTCGCTATTTCATCACCAAGATGACTGCACCCCCGCCCAGACCTGTTTTCGCCAACGATCGGCCGGCTGCCCTTCAGAGCGCAGTTGCAGGTCAAAGCGCACCCGCCTCTTCTGCCGCTCAACCTGCTCCGGCGGCTGCTCCGGCTCCCAAACCTTTACCCGATGGAGCCTTTGAAGCGCGGGTCATTTGGCCCGATGGCTTAATCTTACGCGAGGCTTCAGGGCCTGATGCCAACCGCGTCGGGGGCGTGGGCTATAACGAGCGCGTCATTGTTCTCCAAGAAAGTGGCGATAAAGCTTGGCAAAAAATCCGTCTGAACGGCAGCGAACAAGAAGGTTGGGTGAAAGCGGGCAACCTGGAAAGAATTAACTAAACTTAGAACTTGGACGCTTGGATATTAAGAAAGTTAGCCAAGTTTAAACCTTAGTTGCAATATTTGCTTTGAACGATGGCAGCAAGAAGCCCCCAGTGTAAGCTGATGAGGTTTGAGCAATAATATGGTCATTGATTGCCCTTATGTACGGTAATCGTTCTCGCAAAAATCTCTTAGAATCAGTGGTAACGGCTGGCTTAGGTGCTGGCATTGTCACCTCTTTTGCCATCAGTCAAGGACAACATCCGTTGTTAGCCTTTATTATTACCGGGTTTGCGATTGTCATTTCCTTAATGGTCGATCGACTGTTGAATTAGATTTCAATGTTGAAGTTAAACGAATGGGGGCTGGTATTTCCTAAAATTGGGAGAGCGACCAGCCTCTTTTATGAAAACTCCTCTAAAAATAGAGGAAATTATCCAACAAGTCGCCTAAAATAACAGCCAAAGTCCATAGGACTCGAATCGAGATCTTGACAACTGGGTAAGAAGCGATGGAATCATTAGCCTACTTATATGTAGCCCTCAATTACGAAGCACCTGAACCGGAGTTAAACCTGAAAGCCTTGCCTTGCTTGAGGAGTAGCTCTACTTTTGCCCTTCAGTTACTCGTTGCTAGCGTTTTTGTAGGATTGAGTAGTAGTGCTAGTTATGCAAATTCTCTCCAGCGAGGGATGTCTGGCCCGGAGGTGATGGCATTACAAGAAAAGTTGCAGGCGTTGGGTTATTTTGAGCCTTGTCCGACTGGGTATTTTGGCGAAGCCACCCAAGAAGCGGCTCAACGGTTTCAGCGCGATCGCGGTTTAACTGCTGATGGTGTCGTGGGTTCGCAAACCCAATCCGCTTTAGCCAGCAACAGTACGGCGCAACGTTCGCCTCAAGCCTCCCCTTCATCCTCAGTTTTTGATACCAGTTCCTTCACAGCGCCAACCGCCACATCCTCACCGACTCCCCAAACCCAAAATTTCGACTCTCCATCCTTTACCACCCGAACTCCCACTCCGCAAACCCAAAATTTCGATTCCCCATCCTTTACCCCCCAAACGCCCACTCCCACCCCAACCTTTGACAGCAGACCTTCCACCCCACCCGCTCAAAGTTCAACCTTCGACACTCGACCCTTTACCGGCTCAACTGAAACGCCACAAGCGATCGAAACCCCCTCAACTGCTCCATCGCGCCGAGTTAGTGAGGTTCCTAGTTCTAGCCGAATGTTACGCTTAGGCGATCGCGCTCCGGAAGTCGGAACGTTACAAAATGCTTTGCGTCAAGCCGGGTTTTACCACGGGGAAACCAGCGGTTACTTTGACGCGGCTACCGAAGAAGCCGTCATCTACTTTCAACAAGCCTCTGGACTCAGCGCAGATGGCATTATTGGCCCGCAAACCCGCAGCCTCCTGCTCTCGCAAAGTACCCCCTCTACCTCAACGCCTGCAACCTCTACAAGTCGCAGCATCTTGCGCCACGGTGAAAGCGGCGAGGCGGTGACGCACTTGCAGCAAGCCTTAACGGCGGCGGGATTTTATGATGGGCCAATTACGGGCTATTTTGGCAGCCTCACAGAAGCCGCACTCGTGGACTTTCAGCAAGCCAAGGGGATTAATGCGGATGGCATTGCAGGCCCGGCGACCCAATCTGCCTTGATGAATTATAGTTCCTCTGCCAGCGCCGCTAGTTATAGTGCGGGTCGGAACTTTTACGACGAGTTCAGCGTCCTACAACTCCAAGAACGATTGCAAGCTCGCGGCTTATATGCCGGTTCGCTAGATGGCATTGATGGTCCAATGACTCAAGCCGCCGTTGAAGCCGCCACACAGCGCTATCTCGTCAGCGAAAGCGAAATTCGCAATGGACGCTTTTAAAGCTGGATCTCTCCGTAGAATAACTGAGAGGCGAGGTTCTAAAATAGCGACAAAAGCTCGGCTGAGGTCGCATAATTGAGGAATTGACCGGGCAAACCGCTATTTTTTTAAGAGATTATGGACTTTTTAGCGTATACGTACTCGGCTCTGGCTTACGAAGATCCGTCAGTCAGTACGGTTCAATTGAACTGGAAACAGTTTTCTCATAAAATTGCCCTATGGCTGCTGTCGGTTTTGAGCGCGATCGCGATCGGTGAGGTCTATCGCCCCGCCTTTGCCCAAGTGATTTATCGGACGCTGCAATTTGGTCAAAGCGGGACAGATGTTGAGCTAGTTCAGCTTTGTTTGCTGGAGTTGGGCTATTTTGGCGGCCCGGTTACAGGACGGTTTGAGGCATCCACGCGCGATGCAGTCCGCAATTTTAAGTTTGCCAACCGCGATCTCTTTCCGGTAAATGATATTGTCGATCCGGAAACAGCAGCATTTCTCTTTGACAGATGTCCTCAACTCACGGCGTTCGATCGCGTTAGGATTAGTCCAACTCCTCAACCGATTGCTCCCCCTCCACCCCCAGGTGTTACGGGCAACTTTGGTAATGAACTTCGGTTTGGCGATCGCGGGCCGGAAGTCACTCGCCTACAAACCTTGTTGAGAAATGCGGGGTTTAATCCAGGTGACATTGATGGGATTTTTGGTCCCAATACCCAAGCTGCCTTATTCGATTTTCAGCGGACTTTTGGTTTATTCCAAAGCGGTATTTACGATCTCTCCACTCAGCAAGCTTTAGAAAGAAGAACTGTACCCCCTACTGCATCACGTCCTCAAACGACTACTACATTCAGAACGCTACAACGAGGCGATACAGGCCCAGAAGTTTTCGATCTGCAAACGCGCTTGCAAGAGGCGAGTCGCCGTTTTGCCAATCCTCGTTTCGATCCAGGGGTTGCAGATAGTATTTTTGGCGCTCGCACAGAAGAAGCAGTTCGCCAATATCAGCTTGCCTTTGGGTTTCAACCTGCTAATGGGGTTGCTCGACCGGATCTGATCGCCGATCTAAGAGGCATCAATGTTGCCGAACGACCGGCTAGAGGCCCCCAACGCTATGTAGTTGTGGTTCCCGGACGCAGTACCGATCGCTTGCTGCGAGTGCGCGAAGTCTTCCAAGGGGCTAGGGTTTTTGCCGATCGCAGAGGCAGCTACGTGTATGCGGGAGGGTATCAAAATCGTAACGAAGCTGAAAGCATGTCCTTTTCATTAAAAGCCAGAGGTCTTGATGCCAGAGTAGACTTTATGCCCGATCCAGTGCTGGGGTTACTCAATTAACAGAGGCGATCGCGCTTTGCAATTTTGGTCGGAGGGCTTCTACATACTCCGGCCAACCA from the Desertifilum tharense IPPAS B-1220 genome contains:
- a CDS encoding peptidoglycan-binding protein — encoded protein: MESLAYLYVALNYEAPEPELNLKALPCLRSSSTFALQLLVASVFVGLSSSASYANSLQRGMSGPEVMALQEKLQALGYFEPCPTGYFGEATQEAAQRFQRDRGLTADGVVGSQTQSALASNSTAQRSPQASPSSSVFDTSSFTAPTATSSPTPQTQNFDSPSFTTRTPTPQTQNFDSPSFTPQTPTPTPTFDSRPSTPPAQSSTFDTRPFTGSTETPQAIETPSTAPSRRVSEVPSSSRMLRLGDRAPEVGTLQNALRQAGFYHGETSGYFDAATEEAVIYFQQASGLSADGIIGPQTRSLLLSQSTPSTSTPATSTSRSILRHGESGEAVTHLQQALTAAGFYDGPITGYFGSLTEAALVDFQQAKGINADGIAGPATQSALMNYSSSASAASYSAGRNFYDEFSVLQLQERLQARGLYAGSLDGIDGPMTQAAVEAATQRYLVSESEIRNGRF
- a CDS encoding R3H domain-containing nucleic acid-binding protein, encoding MPENQMQRGQQWLEQLLQQVGLPAAVSPQIQTPTPELESCWLTIDSQPLTPEQIQLLIGAEGTVLDSIQYLANTILNIGQPPEAQQAYTIELNGYRARRQAELQRLAVEAAEQVRATGVEFEMKSLSSAERRQVHTFLKVYEDIETESRGREPDRRLVVRRLVNS
- a CDS encoding AAA family ATPase, with the translated sequence MSFQQEFELLVRSRYPVIYIPTAEEERVEGAIAQSASRLGNRGIYIWDFVDGYQGNPNDTGFGRRNPLQALEFVEKLPVDAPAIFILRDFHRFLDDISIARKLRNLSRRLKSQPKNLVILSAQLEIPSDLSELISVLEFPLPAAEEIRLEISRLLGAVGKALDEKSLDEIVRSCQGLSIDRIRRVLAKAIATHGEVRPEDVELILEEKRQTIRQTQILDFYPTQAEISDIGGLENLKDWLLRRGGAFSEKARAYGLPHPRGLLLVGIQGTGKSLTAKAIAHHWHLPLLRLDVGRLFGGLVGESESRTRQMIQLAEALAPCVLWIDEIDKAFSGVGSKGDAGTANRVFGTFITWLAEKTSPVFVVATANDIQALPPEMLRKGRFDEIFFVGLPSQEERHAIFSVHLSRLRSHNLKNYDIERLAYETPDFSGAEIEQTIIEAMHIGFSQNRDFTTDDILEAASQMVPLARTAQDQIRFLQDWAAAGKARLASRQTSLKTSIGRQF
- a CDS encoding SH3 domain-containing protein; the encoded protein is MLSAILKFILGVFFALALLLAGSVAAARYFITKMTAPPPRPVFANDRPAALQSAVAGQSAPASSAAQPAPAAAPAPKPLPDGAFEARVIWPDGLILREASGPDANRVGGVGYNERVIVLQESGDKAWQKIRLNGSEQEGWVKAGNLERIN
- a CDS encoding peptidoglycan-binding protein, whose product is MDFLAYTYSALAYEDPSVSTVQLNWKQFSHKIALWLLSVLSAIAIGEVYRPAFAQVIYRTLQFGQSGTDVELVQLCLLELGYFGGPVTGRFEASTRDAVRNFKFANRDLFPVNDIVDPETAAFLFDRCPQLTAFDRVRISPTPQPIAPPPPPGVTGNFGNELRFGDRGPEVTRLQTLLRNAGFNPGDIDGIFGPNTQAALFDFQRTFGLFQSGIYDLSTQQALERRTVPPTASRPQTTTTFRTLQRGDTGPEVFDLQTRLQEASRRFANPRFDPGVADSIFGARTEEAVRQYQLAFGFQPANGVARPDLIADLRGINVAERPARGPQRYVVVVPGRSTDRLLRVREVFQGARVFADRRGSYVYAGGYQNRNEAESMSFSLKARGLDARVDFMPDPVLGLLN
- the yidC gene encoding membrane protein insertase YidC codes for the protein MDFGIGFLSNNVMLPILDFFYGIVPSYGLAIVALTLVVRFALYPLSAGSIRSMRRTRVVQPYLQKRQTEIREKYKDDPAKQQEELGKLFKEVGNPLAGCGPLLLQMPILFALFATLRGSPFSDVNYSVNVQIFPQEQIERIQPQAFATNPQNIYVSDGVHAKVAAILPGGNKLAVGEKAQIEFQTTEGKPLKQVVAEYPETEIQPRWQVTKGADRVEIDEQGNLIALQPGEATIQGTVPGLAANKGFLFIDALGRVGAFDPDGKIHWDIVGMVLFFGLSLYVNQMLSGQGAGNDANPQQQTVNKITPVIFSGMFLFFPLPAGVLMYMAIANVFQTAQTFILSREPLPENLQKLVEAEAAKTKANQKVKDKDKDKDSDSDREVLPFEPKRSKKKEKEKNA
- a CDS encoding DUF177 domain-containing protein, with translation MEAIYIPQLAKALDGTEVLEVREHLPDLQTLMPVQGKLKVKHCGNYLEVSARVETIITLTCDRCLQQYNHRLKLKTRELIWLEALPEEPGLIPLEREVSLEELVETLPPQGYFDPATWLYEQLCLELPHRQLCDGACPGIAPSEDRPAEITKPVDRRWASLEALKNQLP